The genomic DNA TGCCATTGTCTATTCCGTCAACGCAGTAGCGCAAGTGGCTGCGCAGGCGGCTTTAGGAGATCAGGAGCACATCATGCGCACTAGAGAAATGGTTGCCTCGGGCAAAGACCTTCTTCTCCATGAGCTTTCTCCACTGGGTCTGGATTTGGTCAATGGCGAAGGCAACTACGTAGTGGTCAAACTTCCATTCAGCGACAGTCTGGCCTATCGCATGATGATGCAACAAGGCGTCATGGTAAGGATGATGACACCTTTTCGCTTTCCTAACTGTATCCGAATTACCGTTGGACAAAAAGATGCCATGCAAGCATGCGTTAAAGCTCTGGCGAAATCCATCAAACAGGGAAGCAATTTATCCTGAAATTGTTTCACCATACTCTGCCTAAACGCTGTAAGATTTTGAATCTAAAAATCAATACTTCAAAATTTCAAAATGTTATCCAATTGTTATCAACGCAATAAGAACTAAAAAGCATAATTCAACTCTTCAGACACCCCCTTTTCATAAAGTTTAATATTATGTATACGTTAGTAACGATCTATATTTTAAAATATTGGAGTTAGTCATGAAACCAACAGATCTCACCCTAAACGAGCAACTGCGAATAACTTCACATGAGATAGCTAAACGCAAGGGGTTACTTGATATCTCTGACGAAGATGCAAAAATATTATTGGACACTAAGCCAATCATAATCTCTGATTTAGATACTATTGTAGAGGATTTTTATGACATATTGGTGGAAGTTGAAGGCGTAGCGCAGGTCATCGGAGATGCCGAAAGTTTGTACCGGCTTAAAAATCACTTGCGAGGCTATCTCCGATCACTATTCGATGCTCAATATGACATCCATTACGTCCAATCTCGATTACGCATTGGACTTGTTCACAAACGCATAGGCGTCCCTCCCAAACTCTACATCGCGGCCTACAAAATTTTAAGCGGAATATTACAAGATAGGCTTAGAACAACGAAAAGTGATGAGCCCTGTAAAATCTGCATTCAACGTTATAAAGCTTTAGAAAAACTAATGCTATTCGACTTGGTTCTTGTTTTTGACACTTATATTCAAGGACTGGTTAATGAAGTAAACCGGAGCCGTGAAGATCTTGAAGTATATGCCAGAGACCTTGAGTTTACTGTTGCTGAACGGACCCAGCAACTTGCGGAGCAAGCAAATAAAGACGGTATGACAAGTCTTTATAATCAACGTAGTTTCTTTGAACATATGCGTAAGGAATTGGCTCGAGCACAACGCCGGGCGGAAAGATTCTCACTATGCTATTTAGACCTTGATCATTTCAAACAGGCTAATGACACGAAGGGCCATAAGTACGGAGATGCAGTGCTCATCAACGTAGCAAAAGCAATGGGACAAATTTTACGAGAAGAAGATGTCGCCGCTAGATACGGTGGAGACGAATTCTGCATAATGCTACCCCAGACCACAAGCGACATGGCAAAGTCTGTTTGCAATAGGCTGACAAAAGCATTTTCAGAAATGGACCAAGAATGCAGGGTTACAATGAGCATTGGAATTGCTGAGTTCATTCCAGATATGGATATCGATGCCGACACACTCATCAAGAAAGCCGACAAGGCTATGTATGCTTCCAAAAAACAATCGGGACACTACATAACTTTGTATTCGGACGATCTTAATTCTGTAAAAACTGAGTGATTGTATATTGAAACGAGCCAACTAAAGAGTACGCCTTCAGCTCTCAATTGTGAAAAGGTCAGCCCCATTTTAGAGGGCTGACCTTTTATTTTGTCGTGAAAAAATAAAACACTACTAGCAAAATCAGTTAACAATATTTTCAAAATCACCTCCTACAGCGGATAATCTACTATTCTTTAACCCGATACAAAAAGTTCCATCGCTAGCAATAGTAGCTGAAGAAATAATAAAATTTCCGGCAGAAAATTTACATTTTTTTGTCCGGGATCCGCAGAAACAACAGACCGGCTCAATCCATTCCTAAACCGTCCAGAAAGACATGCATTAAAGCAG from Maridesulfovibrio frigidus DSM 17176 includes the following:
- a CDS encoding GGDEF domain-containing protein, which codes for MKPTDLTLNEQLRITSHEIAKRKGLLDISDEDAKILLDTKPIIISDLDTIVEDFYDILVEVEGVAQVIGDAESLYRLKNHLRGYLRSLFDAQYDIHYVQSRLRIGLVHKRIGVPPKLYIAAYKILSGILQDRLRTTKSDEPCKICIQRYKALEKLMLFDLVLVFDTYIQGLVNEVNRSREDLEVYARDLEFTVAERTQQLAEQANKDGMTSLYNQRSFFEHMRKELARAQRRAERFSLCYLDLDHFKQANDTKGHKYGDAVLINVAKAMGQILREEDVAARYGGDEFCIMLPQTTSDMAKSVCNRLTKAFSEMDQECRVTMSIGIAEFIPDMDIDADTLIKKADKAMYASKKQSGHYITLYSDDLNSVKTE